CGCCGCGCTGGCCTCCGGGGACCTGCCCCGGGAGCGCCTGGTGGACGCCGCCACCCGCGTCACCGCGCTGCGGGTCGCCACCGCCGATGTCACCCGTCCCTCGATGGACGTCATCGACAGCCAGGAGCACCGGGACCTGGCCGCGCAGGTGTGGGGCTGATCCACCCGACCCGACCCGGCCCGGCCGCGGCCCCCGGGGTTAGCGTGGACCGCATGGACGTTCTCGTGATCGGCGGCCACGGCAAGGTCGCCCTCCTGCTCGCGCAGCAGCTCACCGCCCGCGGCGACACCGTCTCCTCGGTGATCCGCAATCCCGACCACGCCGACGATGTCGCGGCGGCCGGGGCGACACCGCTGGTGCTGGACATCGAGTCGGCGAACCCGGAGCAGCTGGCGGCGGTCATCGCCGACCACGACGCGACGGTCTTCAGCGCGGGGGCCGGCGGCGGCAACCCGGAGCGCACCTACGCCGTGGACCGGGATGCGGCGATCCGCTGCATGGATGCCGCCGACCGCCCGGGGGTGCCGAGATTCGTGCTGGTGTCGTACTTCGGCGCCGGCCCGGAGCACGGCGTGCCCGCCGACAACCCGTTCCACCACTATGCCGAGGCCAAGGCGGCGGCCGACACCTACCTACGACACTCCCGGCTGGACTGGGTGATCGTCGGGCCGAGTGCGCTCACCCTCGACCCCGGCACCGGTCGGATCGCCACCCGGGAGCAGGGCGCGACCGGAACCTCGGTCAGCCGCGAGGATGTCGCCGCGGTGATCGCCGCAGTGCTGGCCACGCCGTCGATCTCGGACCGGATGATCGAGTTCGACACCGGTGACACGCCGATCGACGAAGCGCTGCAGCAACTCCCGTAGCGCAGCCGCCCTGTCTCCCTGGCTCCCTGTAGCGCCTACAGCGGGATGTTGCCGTGCGCGCCGCGGCCGGACGGGGCGGAGGCGAGCGCCTCGGCCACCCGGCGCCGGGTCTCGGCCGGGGTGATGACCTCGTCCACCACACCGATCTCGATCGCCCGGGCGACGCCGCCGGCCACCTTCTCGTGTTGCTCGGCCAACTGTGCATGCAGCGCGTCGCGTTGGTCGTCCGGAGCGGAGGCCAACTTGCGGCGGTGCAGGATGCCGACGGCCGCCTTGGCGCCCATGACGGCGATCTCGGCGTCCGGCCAGGCGAACACCGCGGTGGCGCCGAGTGACTTGGAGTTCATCGCGATGTAGGCGCCGCCGTAGGCCTTGCGGGTCACCAGGGTCACCCGCGGCACGACGGCCTCGGCGAAGGCGTGCAGGAGCTTCGCCCCGCGCCGGACCACGCCGTCCCACTCCTGGCCGACACCCGGCAGATACCCGGGCACGTCGACGACCACCAGCAGCGGGATGCCGAAGGCGTCGCACATCCGGACGAACCGGGACGCCTTCTCCGCCGAGGTGGAGTCCAGGCATCCGCCGAGGCGCAGCGGGTTGTTGGCGATGACGCCCACGCTGCGGCCGGCCAGCCGGCCCAGGCCGATGACGATGTTCGGCGCCCACTTGGCCTGCAGCTCCTCCATCGGGGAGTCCAGGATCCGGTCGATCAGCGGCCGTACGTTGTAGGCGCGGTTGCGCTGCTCGGGCAGCACGGCGCCGAGCTCCGGGTCGTCGGCCAGGCCGGCCACCCCGGAGATCCCGGGTCGGGAGAACAGCGAGGTGACGTTGCGGGCACGGGCGTACGCGTCGTCCTCGGAATTGGCGACGATGTGCACCACGCCGGACTTCCGCCCGTGCGCCGACGGCCCGCCGAGCTCCTCCATGTCGACCTGCTCGCCGGTCACCGAGCGGACCACGTCCGGTCCGGTGACGAACACGCGG
This region of Nakamurella alba genomic DNA includes:
- a CDS encoding SDR family oxidoreductase, translated to MDVLVIGGHGKVALLLAQQLTARGDTVSSVIRNPDHADDVAAAGATPLVLDIESANPEQLAAVIADHDATVFSAGAGGGNPERTYAVDRDAAIRCMDAADRPGVPRFVLVSYFGAGPEHGVPADNPFHHYAEAKAAADTYLRHSRLDWVIVGPSALTLDPGTGRIATREQGATGTSVSREDVAAVIAAVLATPSISDRMIEFDTGDTPIDEALQQLP
- a CDS encoding acyl-CoA carboxylase subunit beta: MTATATPADPSTLGPRQLDFREPEVRLAHLLDEGTVVQLHPTDTSGVTAARGRIDGAKVIAFCTDATRMGGAMGSGGCKHIVDAIDTAIRERIPVIGIWHSGGARLAEGVEALDGVGQVFAAMVRASGRVPQISVVLGPAAGGAAYGPALTDIVIMSPEGRVFVTGPDVVRSVTGEQVDMEELGGPSAHGRKSGVVHIVANSEDDAYARARNVTSLFSRPGISGVAGLADDPELGAVLPEQRNRAYNVRPLIDRILDSPMEELQAKWAPNIVIGLGRLAGRSVGVIANNPLRLGGCLDSTSAEKASRFVRMCDAFGIPLLVVVDVPGYLPGVGQEWDGVVRRGAKLLHAFAEAVVPRVTLVTRKAYGGAYIAMNSKSLGATAVFAWPDAEIAVMGAKAAVGILHRRKLASAPDDQRDALHAQLAEQHEKVAGGVARAIEIGVVDEVITPAETRRRVAEALASAPSGRGAHGNIPL